The Desulfomicrobium apsheronum genome includes a region encoding these proteins:
- a CDS encoding helix-turn-helix domain-containing protein, with protein MQHQNRKENKYIDIEHVTKRIGNNIGFARECRALSVAKMAEISGVSERTIRRIEGGDPHVTTGSIARVLKSIYLEKTMDYVASHELDDVGQFYYKRNNPEIPHELDPRYDF; from the coding sequence ATGCAACATCAAAATCGCAAAGAAAATAAGTATATCGATATCGAGCATGTCACAAAACGTATTGGAAATAATATTGGTTTTGCGCGAGAATGCAGGGCTCTGAGCGTAGCGAAAATGGCTGAAATTTCAGGTGTATCTGAGAGAACTATCCGGCGGATAGAGGGTGGAGACCCGCACGTGACGACAGGATCAATTGCTCGTGTTTTAAAATCAATTTACCTCGAAAAAACGATGGATTATGTTGCGAGTCATGAATTAGATGATGTTGGCCAGTTTTATTACAAAAGAAACAATCCTGAAATACCTCATGAATTAGATCCAAGGTATGATTTTTAA
- a CDS encoding helix-turn-helix transcriptional regulator, with translation MSVYENVQKRTYLGYATDAALLLGQQIELARSRRGMSREELAERAGISTDTLREIEKGGMTVAVGLVFEVAALVGVCLFEPDKRILALQIELAQCKLCLISKDIKNDGKVDDNF, from the coding sequence GTGAGTGTATATGAAAATGTGCAAAAAAGAACTTATCTGGGATATGCAACAGATGCCGCACTATTGTTAGGGCAGCAAATCGAACTAGCTAGAAGTCGTAGAGGGATGTCACGGGAGGAGTTGGCTGAACGAGCAGGGATATCAACGGATACACTGCGCGAAATTGAAAAAGGAGGAATGACTGTTGCTGTCGGTTTAGTGTTTGAGGTTGCTGCTCTGGTTGGTGTTTGTCTGTTTGAGCCGGACAAGCGTATTCTAGCATTGCAAATTGAATTGGCACAATGTAAATTGTGCTTAATTTCCAAAGATATTAAAAATGATGGCAAGGTTGACGATAACTTTTAA